The DNA sequence TTGTCACTGAAACGCCAACAGGCGAGTTTTGGATAAGCAGTGACGCAGCCATGAGACCCCGAGCTCCTTGGCTGCCTCATCCCCACTGCAGCCGGGCAGCAGGACAGACCCCTGTGGCTGCTCGCAGTCGCTGCTTTGGTATCCTGATCCACCAAGAGATCAGCAGGATTCAGGTCACCTCCACCTTCCGTGGTTATGTGCCCACTGAAGTGCTGGGACACTCACCTTTCCAGTGCAAATTCTACTGCAATTTTGGAGCCCAGAAACCATAAACCCCCCAGaatgcagcaaaacaaagacCCCCTCACACTGTCTGGTTCAATTTTctattgaattaaaaaaaaccctcctcctgcagcaagGACAAACAGCTTCTGGCCAGAGCGATCCCCATCCCCTGTGCCAGAACAAATCCCGCATGCCTCAGAGCTCCGGCTGGACTCCCCATGGGCAACAAGCTCCTTCTCCGGCCACAGCAGCCTCTCCCTGGCTTCCACCAGAGCTCCAGGGAAAAGCCGATGTAGAAGGCAGTCTCCCAGCGAGGGACCTGGATGAACTCACGCCCCAAAGAGGGCCCCACTCAActcttcaatattttattaatgatcAGCAATAAAAGTTGATAACAGAGAGGACAACAGAGCCACATGGAGGGACGGCGCAGGGAGCGGCCCAGGACATCCAGCCACAGCCCCCTGGAATGTCAGAGGGGTTCAGCCCGGCCCCTGTCCCCCTCAGGCCCTGCACATCCCCGCAGGGCACACACTGCACGCCAGCCCTGAGAGCACAGCCCTCACGTTTCAGCTGTCACAGTCCCTCTCTGAGGGAACTCCTTGGGTGCAATATGGactctggcagcagcagcaagcaggGCTCTGAGCAGGGTCTACACGCGCCACTGGGTCCTGCTGCCTCGTGACAGCAACAACCTTCGGGAAAAGCCTCTGGGGTTCCATGACTCCAGTGCACAAACACCTCAGCACGGCTCGGAAACCGCAGCACGGAGGGCCCCTGCACCCCTGCAGTGGCCACAACCCCACCACCTGCTACTGGGCAGCAAATGATTCCCTGGCATCAGCCACAGCGAGGAGAGGCTTTCTCCAGCTCAACCTCAAGCAGCTGTGGGCTCAGTATTgtcacagaggcagcagctgagaggAGGCAGCACGATAAACCTAGAGCACAGGGACCATCAGCACCTCCAGCAGCCGCATAGCATCCCTAACGCCACTCACAGGAGGAATCGCGGGCGACATTCCCCTTCCCCAGGAaggctgctcccagcagcccaTCCAGCCACCCCACCACTGCCCAAAGGGCTGCTCTGGAACACAGACTCCGGGCAGGACAGCCGAACTCCGAGGAGCACAGGGACCTGGGCAGctgctccctttccctcctACTAAAAGCCAGAAATGGTAGAAGGTAAAAGCACATCAACATGTTAAAATATTAGTTATGATTAAAACcatgtggtttggtttttttctttaaatctccTCCTAGGAAAAGGGATTGGGGCTGATTAATGGAGGAAGAACTAGGCAGCAGGATCCTGACTCGTTATGCCTGCATAATTAGTGCAAGAGGAGCTAGGACAAACGAGGGTAGGACAGCACATCCTGTGCAGGCCGGCAGCCATGTCCCCATTCAGGGGTCCCCTCTCAGGAGGGTCGGGCCGCGGCACTCTGCGACGCACGCACCAGCGCACCGCTGGCCTAGtgcttctcctcttccagtCTCTTCATGGCCTCCAATACAGCCAGctcttttgcttccttcttctgGTTCCTAGCTTCAAACTCCAGCCTGCATCAATTACAAAATGCCACAAGATTCTCATTCATCTGTATCTCTAGTAAACTAAAAGTACCCAGAGCGGGGGACCACTGCCTTCTCCTACACTGCTTTGTTCAGAGTACTTCAAAAACCTCACCAGTAACCCCACGGCTCCTCTTTGAGAGCCATCACTGAGAGCTCCCCACAACCATTACCATCACTCCGAAGTCCCAGGCTCCCACACTGGCCAAACACTACTAATTTCTCCCTCTGCAGAAGACGCTGCTCCCTCTACAGAAAATGCTGCTATTCCACGCTTGGGACAGACCACTGAGTGCCCTAACATCAAATTTACCACCATGGTGAGCCAAGGTCACTTGAAAGTAAAGGGCTCAGGCCTAAAAGAGTAAATTCTGAAAGAAGTAACACGCTAAATCCCCAAGAACACGGTGAGGAAACATTATCACTAatagagaaggagggaaaatacTAAGATGTGCTGTGGAGCACATTCTGGTGTAGTGGAGTTTAGCTGTTCCTTCTCCTGTACAGCAGCCTGCCCAAGCTATGGCAGATGAGGGACCAGTTCACTGATTCTGTGCCTTTAGTTAACACCTTCTCTCCACGTTTGAGCCCATTAACTGGGCCTCAGACACGCAGGACAGAACAATACACGACAGAACTCGGAGATGAAGAAAGCCAACCTGTTCTTGATGATTCTTTGCACAATTAAATCTGTGGTGAGATTGCTGCCACTGTCCACCAGCTGGAAAATGCCACGTCGCTTTGGCTCCTGTGAACAAACACAGCAGACTCAGCTGGAGAAACTACACGGGACCTCTGCGTTTACAGCTCTGCAATGAAAGCTGAGCAGAAGTCACGGCAGGTCCTGTGAGTGCCCAGCTGGGCACAACAGAAAATGATCTCCTAGgaagcagaataaataattctgaaagcaaagcttcaCGTGCGCAGGAGCCGAgcgaggctgcccagggctggcaTAAAGCAAAGTTTACAGGATTTCTCATTCTGCCATAAAAGCATCAGAAGCAGGCAAAACAACACTATGACTAAAAGAAAGGAGCATTTGTGAATGATTTACAGGCTCTGCTCCAAGCAGCTGCCCTCAGGGTGAGTTAAAATCAGCATCACCTACCAAGGGCTTGCTTGGGTAGCGTCTTCTGCAACACAAATCCTCAGCTCAGGAACATGAACAAAGCTACGCTGTATCTATTGAACACTGACAAAGAAGCATCGACAGCAGTAGCTGGCAGCTCACCTCGTACGGATCAGAACCATCCTTGTCTGGCACCACCTCAGTCATCCCATGACACACAAGTGTTACCTGGAGAAGGACATAAAGTCACTGGCAAGATCCAAAAGGTGACAGGGACCTTCCCATCCATGGCACAGCCTGGAGATCAGCAAAGCTGCCCCTCTTGCCCCAGGCTTggcactgcagctggagctccCTGTAATGCTGCTGAGCAGGACCATGTCTCTTCTACACCCCTGCCTTTTCCTGCACCACTCTATCTTCCTAAGTACATCAAACAGCAAGATCTTCATGTACATCTATAGGCAAAGGCTCTCACCCTGAAGTGATCCAGCAGATCGGCAGTGACAGCGTATGGGGCTCCGATCACCACTTCTGAAACATACTAGAAAAGAAACCAGGTTTGAggagaaaaaccaaaaaatgcaGAGGCCAGGCTGCTTCCTAAACAGGCTTGAGCACATCAACCAGTTATTGAGGTAGGAACTCGCATAAAGGAACAGGGAAGTGGGTTTCATGGCCACTGATTGCCacacagcttctttttcttccactaAAGAATATGCTTTCTAGTAGCGCATATACATCAAATCCAAATATTGATTGCTCAGGACACACATTTCAGGGCCTTCCTATGCTTCTTTCCCAGGAATTTTCTCccctgctgcagggagcagagattTTTCTACAAGAACACAGCTGCAGTGCAGAGCGGCTCCCTGCGAGGCATCCTGCCCTTCCCCTGCCGGTGAGGAGAGCGGGTGGGGTTCAGTCGCTCAGGTCAGCCAGGACGGCAGAGGAGCCCAGGGACTCCTCCCTGGAGCACACCAGCACTTCTGGCAGCCAAAAGCCAACAGTCCTGTCTTTGCCTTCTCAGCACACACCAAAGAACTCATGTAAGATTGTTAGCTACGGGTGAACATCAGCCACCTCCAGGCAACTTCTGGAACAGCGCAGAGGCACTTACCCTACAGGCCAAGACACTGAGTGTTCTCTCATGGATGTTCATGATGGGATAGTTCTTCCCTTTGTAGCGATTTACTTCCTAAGGCGAAGCACCAGTTACAGTTAGAAGAGAGACAAAGCAAAcccttttcctctcactttCTCCCAACATAAAAATCCTGTATTGGCCAATACAACCCTTTCTTGTCTTCCAGAGCACAGCCTGCTTGTTCCAGAAAGAACAGGGGCCAAGCTGCTCTTTGGACACCACGACACACAGACCTGATCAAAGTGCAGCCCAGCAATGATGTAGGGTTTCTCTGCCAGCTGGTGAACCTTCTCCAGGAAATCCACATGCCCAATATCTGTAGACCTGTTTAAGGAATTGAAGCTAAcagggaaaacagggaaaggaagaCAAGACACAGATAGACTGAAAAACCACAGTGGGAGGACCACGGTGGGAGGCAGGAATCCAAAGAATTTTATCTTCGCCTGTCTTGTGTGCTAAGAACAGttgcctccttcctcctcaggcTTCAGGGCAAAAGCCAGACATCCTTCCAGCTTCACCTTACATGGACTCAACTTTGCTCCTATTCAGAATTTCTACCTGTTTCAGGTGTTAGGGCACAATGCCTCAAAGTCTATCTCAGGGAGGCAGTGTCTGCTCCCAAAGCCCTGCGCAGCCTCTCTGTCTACAACCCCAAAAAGGCACTGAAGTGTGGAGAGCACCCGGCTGCCTTCCTGAAATCCTCCACAGCCAAAAATCTtgagagagagaggagctgtAGCTCCTTCCTCAGTGTCCTGTGAGTAAGAAACTGCCAGGGAGaactcctgcctcctccctcaCAGGCACACctacagaatggaaaaaaaaaagaacgaaaaaaaaagaagggaggggaaaaaataaaagaaagaggcagCAAATATCCTGATCTAGTGCctcaaaacatgaaaacatcAAACAAAAAGACCAACGCTACTTTCTTGACAGAACAAAGTCAAGGATACGGAAGAGGTCGAAGGCTCCGGCCACATAGATGATAGTGTCTCCTGGCTGTGGTTCCTTCCCTGACgcaaactggatgatcttctGCGATGTCTGCAGGAACTGCGAGACGCCAGTCCAGGGACTGTGACCTTTGGGCCCCTGGGAAAACACACAGCACACAAGGCTCCTTTTCAGGCTGCGGGAGCAGGTCTGGCCAGCATGCAGAAGGCAGCTGCCCGCGACTGGCAGCCTTGGTTTGCTAGCAAGTATCACGACTCCCATCAGCTTGGAGTTTCCACATTCCTGGCACCAAATATTTATGCAACCTCACAGAAGCACTTTTCGCTCTGTCAAACACAGCCTAAACCATCCCCTCAATAGCCAGCTAAGGAGATGTTGAAAAGAAAGCTCAGGAAGAAGGAAGGCGACAGGGCAGTCTCGGATTTCCAGGAGAGGCAAGGCTCGCTAAGGAAGACAACACACAACCCACCTGTGCCCCACTCCAGCCCTACAGCAGCCTGCCCACGCTCCTGGCTGGTGCCTGCCAAGCTGGAGGAGATGACCCAGAGCTCCAGCATGGGCCAGAACCCAGACTGGAGAAAACGAAGAGCTTTATCCCCACCACGTGGCAGTTTTGGAAACGGCCACGGAGTCACTCACTGCAGCCCTGCCTCGCTCCCCTAAAGCGAGCTGCTCcgcaagaaatggaaaagctgagACAACTCGTCCAAGCCGCACAAAGGGCAGCATGCAGGGGGCTCATGCAGGGTACCTGGCGCCCAGATACTCTCCCCAGATCCAAACACCAGGAAACAGCCATGCTCAGAAAACCCAACACTGGAGAACAATGAGGAGGATTCAGCCTGGTGAAGAACAGCCTGGtgagtaaaaaataatttactcaAGCTGTAGGATCAGGCACCCATTGATCAGGGACAATCCAACACTCAGGCAATAAAAACGGGCTGATGGGTCCTTAGAGGCAGCCCAAGATGTGAGCTGGACATGGCAGAGAAGCCCAGGAGGACTGCCCTGCTACTTGCAGACCGGGCACGTGAATTCAGCAGCACACCACTCTGCCTACGTGCCTGCTACAGACCTAACACAACACCTTTAAAACCATAAGCACTAAAACGAGCATCCACAGAGGCTGTCCCTAGGTTGGAACTGCAGGCGCTTGGGTCCCAAAGGAAGTGGCGATAACGAATTTACAAGCA is a window from the Cuculus canorus isolate bCucCan1 chromosome 18, bCucCan1.pri, whole genome shotgun sequence genome containing:
- the PCYT2 gene encoding ethanolamine-phosphate cytidylyltransferase isoform X1 produces the protein MVLAEPVPPLLRGRAEGAGGRVPSRRCLRSYDMVHYGHSNQLRQARAMGDCLVVGVHTDEEIAKHKGPPVFTQEERYKMVQAIKWVDEIAPGAPYVTTLETLDRYNCDFCVHGDDITLTVDGKDTYEEVKAAGRYRECKRTQGVSTTDLVGRMLLMTKAHHSNIDEDLDYRKHTDNFGKGPKGHSPWTGVSQFLQTSQKIIQFASGKEPQPGDTIIYVAGAFDLFHIGHVDFLEKVHQLAEKPYIIAGLHFDQEVNRYKGKNYPIMNIHERTLSVLACRYVSEVVIGAPYAVTADLLDHFRVTLVCHGMTEVVPDKDGSDPYEEPKRRGIFQLVDSGSNLTTDLIVQRIIKNRLEFEARNQKKEAKELAVLEAMKRLEEEKH
- the PCYT2 gene encoding ethanolamine-phosphate cytidylyltransferase isoform X3, which translates into the protein MVLAEPVPPLLRGRAEGAGGRVPSRRCLRSYDMVHYGHSNQLRQARAMGDCLVVGVHTDEEIAKHKGPPVFTQEERYKMVQAIKWVDEIAPGAPYVTTLETLDRYNCDFCVHGDDITLTVDGKDTYEEVKAAGRYRECKRTQGVSTTDLVGRMLLMTKAHHSNIGPKGHSPWTGVSQFLQTSQKIIQFASGKEPQPGDTIIYVAGAFDLFHIGHVDFLEKVHQLAEKPYIIAGLHFDQEVNRYKGKNYPIMNIHERTLSVLACRYVSEVVIGAPYAVTADLLDHFRVTLVCHGMTEVVPDKDGSDPYEEPKRRGIFQLVDSGSNLTTDLIVQRIIKNRLEFEARNQKKEAKELAVLEAMKRLEEEKH
- the PCYT2 gene encoding ethanolamine-phosphate cytidylyltransferase isoform X4 — protein: MVQAIKWVDEIAPGAPYVTTLETLDRYNCDFCVHGDDITLTVDGKDTYEEVKAAGRYRECKRTQGVSTTDLVGRMLLMTKAHHSNIDEDLDYRKHTDNFGKGPKGHSPWTGVSQFLQTSQKIIQFASGKEPQPGDTIIYVAGAFDLFHIGHVDFLEKVHQLAEKPYIIAGLHFDQEVNRYKGKNYPIMNIHERTLSVLACRYVSEVVIGAPYAVTADLLDHFRVTLVCHGMTEVVPDKDGSDPYEEPKRRGIFQLVDSGSNLTTDLIVQRIIKNRLEFEARNQKKEAKELAVLEAMKRLEEEKH
- the PCYT2 gene encoding ethanolamine-phosphate cytidylyltransferase isoform X2, translating into MLRDGTAGGAAGSRPVRVWCDGCYDMVHYGHSNQLRQARAMGDCLVVGVHTDEEIAKHKGPPVFTQEERYKMVQAIKWVDEIAPGAPYVTTLETLDRYNCDFCVHGDDITLTVDGKDTYEEVKAAGRYRECKRTQGVSTTDLVGRMLLMTKAHHSNIDEDLDYRKHTDNFGKGPKGHSPWTGVSQFLQTSQKIIQFASGKEPQPGDTIIYVAGAFDLFHIGHVDFLEKVHQLAEKPYIIAGLHFDQEVNRYKGKNYPIMNIHERTLSVLACRYVSEVVIGAPYAVTADLLDHFRVTLVCHGMTEVVPDKDGSDPYEEPKRRGIFQLVDSGSNLTTDLIVQRIIKNRLEFEARNQKKEAKELAVLEAMKRLEEEKH